Proteins encoded together in one Candidatus Xianfuyuplasma coldseepsis window:
- a CDS encoding WG repeat-containing protein codes for MRKIVLLMILTSLSIFLLTGCKPDDSNKPLDLSWVLLIVGSDDTYGLINQENDVIVPLEYDTLVRLGTHYLGEKDSTLYLFDKEGKQLFTLDNATVPDDIDDVSRRYLLDNIDLSTSSLIPFIRNDRYGFADMNGDVIIQPIYVLAESFMEEYGIIYAVKEDYTRGYIGIDNTEVIPFDNIKLGKPVEGMIQVGKQLSNIRIDYTYGFYNTDGELVIDIQYEEVRDFKGGYSVVEIDNDLGVIDTNGNLVLQAEYYSILIFPEIKRISTRTTNAESIVYDFSFNRIDEFPDNYPMYFFTTLGYSSFSYDGNVGLIDKDGNIVFETAGIIINRASTDGHYYVVIDDSNEERTYHLYNIDGDKIITQDQYIRNYSDGYLVSESDSNTYSLTSTNGDIVIADQDMIYSINGGGFGETLYTVINQGEHRIITQTGTPINNHTYSNSSLIWQLGLFSVAQNDKWGYIDSNGNEIIPLEYDYVEDGNNVVPMTE; via the coding sequence ATGCGAAAAATAGTACTACTCATGATTTTAACTTCACTAAGCATCTTTCTATTAACTGGATGTAAACCAGACGATTCAAACAAACCACTTGACCTGTCTTGGGTATTACTCATTGTTGGGAGTGATGATACCTATGGTCTTATCAATCAAGAAAACGATGTTATTGTCCCATTGGAATACGACACCCTTGTTCGACTGGGAACCCATTATCTCGGTGAAAAAGATAGTACCCTCTACTTGTTTGACAAGGAAGGTAAACAATTGTTTACCCTTGATAATGCTACAGTACCCGACGACATCGATGATGTATCCCGTCGGTACCTACTAGACAACATCGATTTATCCACCTCATCGTTGATTCCATTTATTCGGAATGATCGATATGGATTTGCGGATATGAACGGTGATGTTATCATTCAACCAATCTATGTTCTCGCCGAATCATTCATGGAAGAATATGGAATTATATATGCAGTAAAAGAAGACTACACAAGAGGTTATATCGGTATTGACAACACCGAAGTCATACCGTTTGACAATATTAAATTAGGCAAACCCGTTGAAGGAATGATACAGGTAGGAAAACAACTATCCAATATTCGAATCGACTACACCTATGGCTTTTACAATACAGATGGTGAACTTGTTATTGATATTCAATACGAAGAAGTTCGAGATTTTAAAGGGGGATATTCTGTTGTTGAAATCGATAATGACCTTGGCGTTATTGACACGAATGGAAACCTTGTACTCCAAGCTGAGTATTACTCGATATTAATCTTTCCCGAAATCAAACGCATTAGTACTAGAACCACGAACGCCGAATCCATTGTATACGACTTCAGTTTTAACAGAATCGACGAATTTCCGGACAATTATCCGATGTATTTCTTTACAACTTTAGGCTACAGTAGCTTTAGTTATGATGGAAACGTTGGTCTCATTGATAAAGACGGAAATATCGTATTTGAAACTGCTGGAATCATCATCAATCGCGCCAGTACTGATGGGCATTATTATGTCGTTATTGACGATTCTAACGAGGAACGAACCTATCATTTATACAACATTGATGGAGACAAAATCATTACTCAAGATCAATACATACGAAACTATTCGGATGGTTATTTAGTAAGTGAATCAGACAGTAATACATACAGCCTTACATCCACGAATGGGGATATTGTTATCGCGGATCAGGACATGATTTATTCCATTAATGGAGGAGGATTTGGTGAGACGTTATACACCGTTATCAATCAAGGAGAACATCGGATTATCACACAAACGGGTACACCAATTAACAATCACACCTATTCGAATTCATCATTAATATGGCAACTCGGCCTATTTAGTGTTGCCCAAAATGACAAATGGGGCTACATTGACAGCAATGGCAATGAAATCATTCCATTAGAATACGATTACGTCGAAGATGGAAACAATGTTGTCCCGATGACAGAATAA
- the pheS gene encoding phenylalanine--tRNA ligase subunit alpha, translating into MDVKATLDALKREAKEAITAIEKMHELNDVKAKYLGKKGPFADIMKLMRDVPNDEKPLFGKTVNEAKQVILQWLDEARERLVQAQIQAQLDKETIDVTLPGKKFELGTTHLLTQMVEDVEDLLIGMGYQVMEGPEVEQEEYNFEKLNLPQDHPARDMQDSFYISDSTLLRTHTSPVQVRTMLQYGGTKPVKIICPGKVYRRDDDDATHSHQFMQIEGLVVDEHTSMADLKGTLLEIANTLFGEGRDIRLRPSYFPFTEPSVEVDVSCHNCNGKGCHICKGTGWIEILGAGMVHNNVLEASGYDSTKYRGFAFGIGVERLAMLKYGINDIRMFYTNDIRFNRQFKK; encoded by the coding sequence ATGGATGTTAAAGCAACATTGGATGCATTGAAACGAGAAGCAAAAGAAGCGATTACTGCGATTGAAAAAATGCATGAATTAAATGATGTCAAAGCAAAATACCTGGGGAAAAAAGGACCGTTTGCTGACATTATGAAGTTGATGAGAGATGTACCGAATGACGAAAAACCCTTGTTTGGAAAAACAGTTAATGAGGCCAAACAAGTTATTTTACAGTGGCTTGATGAAGCTAGAGAGCGTTTGGTTCAAGCACAGATTCAAGCACAGCTAGATAAGGAAACCATCGATGTCACCTTACCTGGTAAGAAATTTGAACTTGGGACAACGCATTTACTAACCCAAATGGTGGAAGATGTCGAAGATTTATTGATCGGTATGGGGTATCAAGTGATGGAAGGTCCAGAAGTGGAACAAGAAGAGTATAATTTTGAAAAACTGAATCTTCCACAAGATCATCCTGCACGGGATATGCAAGATAGTTTCTATATTTCCGACAGTACGTTGTTGCGGACGCATACGAGTCCGGTGCAAGTTCGAACGATGCTGCAATATGGTGGGACAAAACCCGTTAAAATCATTTGTCCGGGGAAAGTGTATCGTCGCGATGATGACGATGCAACCCATAGTCATCAGTTTATGCAAATCGAAGGATTGGTTGTGGATGAGCACACCTCGATGGCAGACTTAAAAGGAACCTTGTTGGAAATAGCTAACACCTTGTTTGGTGAAGGGCGAGATATTCGATTACGTCCATCTTACTTCCCGTTCACTGAACCAAGTGTTGAAGTGGATGTTAGTTGTCACAACTGTAACGGAAAAGGGTGTCATATCTGTAAAGGAACTGGTTGGATTGAAATTCTAGGTGCTGGGATGGTGCACAATAATGTGCTGGAAGCCAGTGGCTATGATAGTACAAAATATCGTGGATTTGCCTTTGGTATCGGTGTCGAACGACTAGCGATGTTGAAATACGGTATTAATGACATCCGGATGTTTTATACCAACGATATTCGATTTAATCGGCAGTTCAAAAAATAA
- a CDS encoding alpha/beta hydrolase, giving the protein MEKDLVLIINGAGTNGSELKSLYKELVKNEQYFVFYPGIMPGAFIGKHFPKSTTTDFIEFIDSLQELINQPEFRHVYLIGYSLGASTAAIIAARNPRVSKLILVAPIVKNPNYRKFLTGLSESLAVPKLLTRVQQIFYKEFIKRFIRVPKIHVWHLQMYLHYTKRYLKMIDKPTMIIETLNDELVKKKSIDQIERTMQHEVFRRVPVASSHFLFFDRKVRDDVTAIIKEFLEEELS; this is encoded by the coding sequence ATGGAAAAAGATCTTGTCTTGATTATAAACGGAGCCGGTACCAACGGCTCCGAATTAAAATCCTTGTACAAGGAACTCGTTAAAAATGAACAGTATTTTGTTTTCTATCCTGGAATTATGCCTGGAGCGTTTATTGGAAAACATTTCCCCAAATCCACAACAACGGATTTTATTGAATTTATCGATTCCTTACAAGAACTAATCAATCAACCAGAATTTCGCCATGTGTATTTAATTGGATATAGTTTAGGAGCATCGACGGCTGCCATTATTGCGGCACGTAATCCACGTGTGTCAAAACTGATATTGGTGGCACCAATTGTCAAGAACCCGAACTATCGCAAATTTTTAACTGGATTATCAGAAAGTTTGGCTGTGCCAAAGTTATTAACACGAGTCCAGCAAATTTTTTACAAAGAGTTTATAAAGCGGTTTATTCGTGTGCCAAAAATCCACGTGTGGCATTTACAAATGTATTTGCATTACACCAAACGGTACTTGAAAATGATTGATAAACCAACGATGATCATTGAAACCTTGAATGACGAACTCGTTAAAAAGAAATCCATTGATCAAATTGAGCGTACGATGCAACATGAGGTATTCCGTCGAGTACCGGTGGCGTCAAGCCACTTCTTATTCTTTGATCGCAAAGTACGTGATGATGTGACGGCCATCATCAAAGAATTTTTAGAGGAGGAATTATCGTGA
- the pheT gene encoding phenylalanine--tRNA ligase subunit beta, translating into MKVSMNHLKEWVDVTISVQELSALFNTHSAEVEEAYRLVDASHLVVGYVQEKTSHPDADKLSVCQVDIGGEISQIVCGAPNVDQGQYVIVSKPGAVLPGDFKIKKSTIRGVESNGMICSLAELGIDKKFVNADGIHVIKEHCKPGDNPIDILELDDEVMALDLTPNRMDLLSVMGVAYDTAAILNLPLKDRTFTVQEMDEPIPVSIRLDTPNCMSYYARMLKDVEIKPSPRWMQSRLIAAGMRPINNVVDITNYVLLETGQPLHAFDYDLLNSDTISVRMANSGETLKTLDEQVRTLTTDDIVITNDKKSVALGGVMGGAETEIGAATKRILLESAVFNPVHIRKTSNRLDLRSEASLRFERKVDPKRTILALEMATSLFQQYASGQVYKGIAKVDNVDYTEPIIEMTLDTINGNLGTNLSSEEVSEILHRLQFKTTTTNNTFHVTIPSRRQDMETYQDIIEEIGRIYGYDKLPLTLPQTVSKGSLTDLQKFKRQLKKQCTALGLNEVITYSLVPEERVNEFSKEPTKHTSVLSPMSQDKSTLTMSPLVGMIDVLEYNIARKNTDLFLFELGKQYNHEETEVLCGTLTGTLSSTRWNQEVETVNFYTVKGLLNAMFESMYLGHLEFVPMGDYANLHPGQSAYIRDYHGVVGFIGKLHPEYEKQHNLSNTYVFQLDVQELFTRQRKVKRLQDINKFPDVERDIAVVVDENVLASELLQVVNKAGKRMLIQSEIFDVYRGKPLEDYQKSVAIRLVFSDPKRTLETKEVDTRVHEILGVLKAKLKAELR; encoded by the coding sequence GTGAAAGTATCGATGAACCATTTAAAGGAATGGGTGGATGTAACCATTTCTGTTCAAGAACTAAGTGCATTATTCAACACCCATAGTGCGGAAGTGGAAGAAGCGTATCGTCTTGTAGATGCATCTCATTTGGTTGTTGGATACGTGCAAGAGAAAACATCGCACCCCGATGCCGATAAATTAAGTGTATGTCAAGTGGATATTGGTGGTGAAATCAGCCAAATTGTTTGTGGTGCTCCAAATGTTGATCAAGGACAGTATGTTATCGTATCAAAACCGGGAGCTGTATTGCCAGGTGATTTTAAAATCAAAAAATCAACGATTCGTGGCGTCGAGTCCAACGGAATGATTTGTAGTTTGGCTGAACTCGGTATCGATAAGAAATTTGTTAATGCCGATGGGATTCACGTAATCAAAGAACACTGTAAGCCAGGAGATAATCCGATTGATATTTTAGAACTTGACGATGAAGTCATGGCCTTGGATTTAACGCCAAATCGAATGGACTTACTTAGTGTGATGGGCGTAGCGTATGATACTGCAGCCATTCTAAATCTACCCCTCAAAGATCGTACATTTACTGTACAAGAGATGGATGAACCAATTCCCGTATCGATTCGTTTGGACACGCCAAACTGTATGTCGTATTATGCACGCATGTTAAAGGATGTCGAAATTAAACCATCACCACGTTGGATGCAATCGCGCTTAATTGCGGCGGGAATGCGGCCAATTAATAACGTTGTCGATATCACAAACTATGTACTACTTGAAACGGGACAACCACTTCATGCGTTTGATTATGACTTGCTGAATAGTGATACAATTAGTGTTCGGATGGCCAATAGTGGAGAAACCCTGAAAACACTCGATGAGCAAGTACGCACGCTAACGACTGATGATATCGTGATCACCAATGACAAAAAAAGCGTTGCTCTTGGTGGAGTGATGGGTGGTGCGGAAACGGAAATCGGAGCTGCAACAAAACGGATATTACTAGAGAGCGCAGTTTTTAACCCTGTTCATATTCGAAAAACATCCAATCGTTTGGATTTACGCAGTGAAGCATCCTTGCGTTTTGAGCGTAAAGTGGATCCGAAACGCACAATTCTAGCTCTTGAAATGGCGACTTCCTTGTTCCAACAATACGCGTCTGGACAAGTATATAAAGGCATTGCAAAAGTGGACAATGTGGATTATACCGAACCGATCATTGAAATGACTCTAGATACGATTAATGGTAACCTTGGAACCAATTTATCATCTGAGGAAGTATCAGAAATCTTACATCGTTTACAGTTTAAAACAACTACGACGAACAATACATTCCACGTAACAATTCCATCGAGACGTCAAGATATGGAAACCTATCAAGATATTATTGAAGAAATTGGACGTATCTACGGGTATGATAAATTGCCATTAACATTACCACAAACCGTTTCAAAAGGATCGTTAACCGACCTTCAAAAATTTAAACGTCAGCTGAAAAAACAGTGTACTGCACTTGGGTTAAACGAAGTGATTACATACAGTTTGGTTCCTGAAGAACGCGTTAACGAATTCAGTAAAGAGCCCACCAAACACACCAGCGTTTTGTCGCCGATGAGTCAGGATAAGTCGACGTTGACAATGTCGCCGCTTGTCGGTATGATTGATGTCTTAGAATACAATATCGCCCGAAAAAATACGGACTTGTTCTTGTTTGAACTCGGGAAACAATACAATCATGAAGAGACGGAAGTTCTCTGTGGTACACTTACGGGTACCCTGTCGTCTACAAGGTGGAATCAAGAGGTTGAAACGGTTAACTTCTATACGGTAAAAGGGTTACTAAATGCGATGTTTGAATCTATGTACCTCGGACATTTAGAATTTGTACCGATGGGAGATTATGCCAATTTACATCCTGGTCAGAGTGCATACATTAGAGATTATCATGGTGTTGTCGGATTCATCGGAAAACTTCACCCAGAATATGAGAAACAGCACAACCTCAGTAACACCTATGTCTTCCAACTGGATGTTCAAGAACTATTTACACGTCAGCGCAAGGTGAAACGATTACAAGATATCAATAAATTCCCAGATGTCGAACGAGATATCGCCGTCGTTGTTGATGAAAACGTCTTAGCAAGTGAACTGCTTCAAGTTGTCAACAAAGCTGGGAAACGAATGCTGATTCAAAGTGAAATCTTTGATGTATATCGCGGAAAACCCCTAGAAGATTATCAAAAATCGGTTGCGATTCGATTGGTGTTCAGTGATCCCAAACGGACGCTTGAAACCAAAGAGGTTGACACACGAGTTCATGAAATTTTAGGTGTTTTGAAAGCAAAACTAAAAGCAGAATTACGATAA
- a CDS encoding PadR family transcriptional regulator translates to MTTKILKLTPLTEATYYTLLALNEPLHGYGIIKKVEEMTSGRLILAAGTLYGVLTSLQKYQLIELDHEEEDNKKKKVYRITPLGRDLLDYELRRLEEMVANGKRGVSK, encoded by the coding sequence ATGACAACGAAAATCCTAAAACTTACACCACTCACAGAAGCTACTTATTATACTTTACTTGCACTAAATGAGCCATTGCACGGATATGGAATCATCAAAAAAGTGGAGGAAATGACATCGGGTAGACTCATATTAGCTGCGGGTACGTTATATGGTGTGTTGACAAGTTTGCAGAAGTATCAGTTAATTGAATTAGATCATGAAGAAGAAGACAATAAAAAAAAGAAGGTCTATCGAATAACGCCACTCGGACGTGATTTATTAGACTATGAACTACGGCGACTTGAAGAAATGGTCGCGAATGGAAAACGAGGTGTATCAAAATGA
- a CDS encoding DUF2812 domain-containing protein — translation MKKVVRKLYFAWQIEEERAFLEDMAKQGWFLDKVRLGKYEFYQSEPKDVIYDMDFQIVNKKTIDDYLSLTEDWELADNYGAWFYFYKERVAGESESLYSDNDSKRQMFGRLLAFLGIVGLPLYINIFVIFPSQAPEDMQPFTFYYFFRIITVIFIILHGLSVLHVVHSYRKYRNHISQ, via the coding sequence ATGAAAAAAGTTGTTCGCAAATTGTATTTTGCATGGCAGATTGAGGAGGAACGAGCATTTCTTGAAGACATGGCGAAACAAGGATGGTTTTTAGATAAGGTTCGGTTAGGGAAGTACGAGTTTTACCAGAGTGAACCCAAAGACGTAATCTATGATATGGATTTTCAAATTGTGAATAAAAAGACCATTGATGATTATTTAAGTCTTACAGAAGACTGGGAACTAGCGGATAATTATGGCGCTTGGTTTTATTTCTATAAAGAACGAGTAGCGGGGGAATCTGAATCGCTCTATAGTGATAATGATTCTAAACGACAAATGTTTGGCCGATTACTCGCATTTTTGGGGATTGTTGGATTACCGTTATACATCAATATTTTTGTGATCTTTCCTAGTCAAGCACCAGAAGACATGCAACCTTTTACGTTTTATTATTTCTTCCGAATCATCACCGTGATATTTATCATTCTTCATGGATTATCGGTGTTACATGTAGTTCATAGTTATCGTAAGTATCGCAATCATATTTCACAATAA
- a CDS encoding PLP-dependent aminotransferase family protein, producing the protein MSSINIPLYQALYEDIKDKIIHNELKKNNKLESIRSLSKRMDISTTTVEKAYNQLVVEGYIKSVPRSGFIVMDVHNLDKGKFHPYVDPIEHPVKENNKLTTDLFDIKSYKATVNKVFNYQSDLLFTNLDPRGEEPLREEIRKYILKERDVKCDVNQIIIGPGIQSLLQILLSITHKKTVTYLAPEFKKAMNIFRSFGYTLKPRQSTTEIARLKADFLYISPSNIYPTGEVLKAQERNKIITWAHRNDSYIIEDDYNFFIRYNSYSVPSIHSYDNGERVIYIGSFSKSIIPSIRVSYMVLPISLYNIYKERYNDFSQGVSKLEQLSLAQFMKEGLFQRHTKKLYNLYKEKNEIMKQALNKHNRHKSFGIRGTDSNLHVVLDFTTKKHMNTFIKNCDRHHLQYEIIQHSNSVIFPYSGISNHDIPRLVKTLFYNM; encoded by the coding sequence ATGTCATCGATAAACATTCCCTTATATCAAGCGTTATATGAAGATATAAAAGACAAGATTATTCATAACGAACTGAAGAAAAATAATAAATTGGAGAGTATACGTTCGTTGTCAAAACGAATGGACATTTCCACAACTACTGTTGAAAAAGCCTACAATCAACTCGTTGTCGAAGGCTATATCAAAAGCGTTCCAAGAAGTGGGTTTATTGTTATGGATGTTCATAATCTTGACAAGGGTAAATTTCATCCTTATGTCGATCCCATTGAACACCCCGTAAAGGAAAACAACAAACTGACAACTGATTTATTTGACATCAAATCGTATAAAGCCACCGTAAACAAAGTATTTAACTATCAAAGTGATTTACTGTTCACCAATCTTGATCCTCGCGGAGAAGAACCTTTACGTGAAGAAATCAGGAAGTATATTTTGAAAGAACGCGATGTAAAATGCGATGTCAATCAAATCATTATAGGTCCAGGGATTCAGTCATTACTACAAATCTTACTGAGCATTACCCATAAGAAGACGGTGACCTATCTCGCACCAGAGTTTAAGAAAGCAATGAATATTTTCCGTAGTTTTGGTTATACCTTAAAACCACGGCAATCAACAACTGAAATTGCACGTTTAAAAGCTGATTTCTTATATATTTCCCCTAGCAATATCTACCCCACAGGTGAGGTATTAAAGGCCCAAGAACGGAACAAGATAATCACATGGGCACATCGTAATGATTCGTACATTATCGAAGATGATTACAATTTCTTCATCCGTTATAACAGTTACAGTGTTCCATCGATACACAGTTATGATAACGGCGAACGGGTCATCTACATTGGTTCGTTTAGTAAATCCATCATCCCGTCCATCCGTGTTAGTTATATGGTCCTTCCCATCTCGCTATACAACATCTACAAAGAACGCTACAATGATTTCAGTCAAGGGGTATCCAAACTCGAACAATTATCGCTTGCACAGTTTATGAAAGAAGGACTATTTCAACGTCACACCAAAAAACTGTACAACTTGTATAAAGAGAAAAATGAAATCATGAAACAAGCTCTTAATAAGCATAATCGCCACAAATCATTTGGCATTCGAGGTACGGACAGCAATCTCCACGTTGTACTAGATTTTACCACCAAAAAACATATGAACACCTTCATAAAAAACTGTGATCGTCACCATTTACAGTACGAGATTATTCAACATTCAAACAGCGTCATCTTCCCTTATTCAGGGATTAGCAACCATGACATCCCGCGTTTGGTTAAAACCCTCTTTTATAACATGTAA
- the pdxT gene encoding pyridoxal 5'-phosphate synthase glutaminase subunit PdxT translates to MLHRLGVDSFEIRQKKDLLLPMDGIILPGGESTTMFKLLNDLDMTTTIKELIQNGLPTFGTCAGMLLLAKTVDNYHSDFLGTMNIAVKKNAYGRQLGSFRTTGTFASTQNVPFVFIRAPHVTEYGDTVEVLSIVNDKIVAVREHNQLATAFHPELTTDTSIHQYFIDMCQQ, encoded by the coding sequence ATGCTTCATCGACTTGGTGTTGATTCCTTTGAGATACGACAGAAAAAAGACTTATTATTACCAATGGATGGTATCATTTTACCAGGTGGTGAAAGCACCACCATGTTTAAATTGTTAAACGATCTTGATATGACAACAACCATAAAAGAACTTATCCAAAATGGTCTACCGACCTTTGGCACATGTGCCGGAATGCTGTTATTGGCCAAAACGGTTGATAATTATCATTCTGACTTTCTTGGAACAATGAACATCGCGGTAAAGAAAAACGCCTACGGACGACAACTAGGTAGTTTCCGCACGACGGGAACGTTCGCTTCAACCCAGAATGTACCATTCGTGTTCATCCGTGCTCCACATGTAACCGAATATGGTGATACGGTTGAAGTCCTATCTATCGTGAACGATAAAATCGTTGCCGTACGTGAACACAATCAATTAGCAACTGCATTTCATCCCGAATTAACAACCGATACATCCATCCATCAATATTTTATTGACATGTGTCAACAATAA
- the pdxS gene encoding pyridoxal 5'-phosphate synthase lyase subunit PdxS produces the protein MQQERYQLNKELAQMLKGGVIMDVTNAEQAKIAEEAGACAVMALERIPADIRAAGGVSRMSDPKLIKEIQEAVTIPVMAKVRIGHFVEAQILEALEIDYIDESEVLSPADNQYHIDKTAFKVPFVCGAKNLGEALRRINEGAAMIRTKGEPGTGDVVQAVTHMRLIQSQMRAVKGLRQDELFDKAKELQVPYDLLLYVHEHGTLPVVNFAAGGVATPADAALMMQLGAEGVFVGSGIFKSGNPAQRAKAIVQAVTNYTDATLLATVSEGLGEAMVGINEEEIALLMRNRGE, from the coding sequence ATGCAACAAGAACGTTATCAATTAAATAAAGAATTAGCTCAAATGTTAAAAGGTGGTGTCATCATGGATGTCACCAATGCAGAACAAGCAAAAATTGCGGAAGAAGCTGGTGCTTGTGCCGTAATGGCCTTAGAGCGCATTCCTGCGGATATCCGCGCTGCTGGTGGCGTATCACGCATGAGTGATCCAAAACTAATCAAAGAGATCCAAGAAGCCGTCACCATCCCCGTAATGGCAAAAGTTCGTATCGGTCATTTTGTAGAAGCACAAATATTAGAAGCCTTAGAAATCGATTACATCGATGAATCTGAAGTGCTATCTCCAGCAGACAATCAATACCATATTGATAAAACTGCTTTCAAAGTTCCCTTTGTCTGTGGTGCAAAAAACTTAGGAGAAGCACTCCGTCGTATCAATGAAGGTGCTGCCATGATCCGTACCAAAGGCGAACCTGGAACTGGAGACGTTGTCCAAGCAGTAACCCACATGCGATTAATACAATCGCAAATGCGCGCAGTAAAAGGATTACGTCAAGATGAATTATTTGATAAAGCCAAAGAACTACAAGTCCCTTATGATTTATTATTATATGTTCACGAACATGGCACATTACCTGTCGTTAATTTTGCTGCCGGTGGAGTGGCAACTCCTGCCGATGCGGCACTGATGATGCAACTCGGTGCAGAAGGTGTCTTTGTGGGATCAGGAATCTTTAAATCAGGAAATCCAGCACAACGTGCAAAAGCCATTGTACAAGCCGTTACAAACTATACAGATGCCACATTGTTAGCAACCGTTTCTGAAGGCCTTGGTGAAGCAATGGTGGGCATTAACGAAGAAGAAATTGCATTGTTGATGCGGAATCGTGGCGAATAA
- a CDS encoding SOS response-associated peptidase: MCGRFVVSYTYDELVSFLQGAFDIQEVDLIDWEPRYNVAPGQEVLSVIHDGKQYRAGTLRWGFVPSWSKDSNSGYKMINARGETIDKKPSFKESFQQKRCVLLADAFYEWKRVGSSKQPMCIQMNDQRMFLLAGLWSRTIQEDGSALFTTTIVTTSSNSLMEDVHDRMPAILSVEDAMTWLDSSTPIGDVKELIHPYDSDQMMMYPVSTMVNSVKNDSIECMIPLQK, from the coding sequence ATGTGCGGACGGTTCGTTGTTAGTTATACCTATGATGAATTGGTATCTTTCTTGCAAGGGGCATTTGATATCCAGGAAGTCGATTTGATTGATTGGGAACCTCGCTATAATGTTGCTCCGGGACAAGAGGTACTCAGTGTTATTCATGATGGCAAACAATATCGTGCGGGGACATTGCGCTGGGGCTTTGTACCATCTTGGAGCAAGGATTCTAATAGTGGTTATAAAATGATCAACGCACGAGGAGAAACGATAGATAAAAAGCCTTCCTTTAAAGAATCGTTTCAACAGAAGCGATGTGTTTTGCTTGCCGATGCTTTTTATGAGTGGAAACGAGTCGGATCGAGTAAACAACCGATGTGTATTCAAATGAATGATCAACGGATGTTTTTGCTAGCCGGTTTGTGGAGCCGAACGATACAAGAAGACGGTTCGGCACTATTTACAACGACCATCGTCACGACATCGAGCAACTCTTTAATGGAAGATGTTCATGATCGGATGCCTGCGATATTGAGTGTAGAAGATGCGATGACATGGCTGGATAGTAGTACACCAATAGGTGATGTTAAAGAATTAATCCATCCGTATGATAGTGATCAAATGATGATGTATCCTGTTAGTACAATGGTAAATAGTGTGAAGAATGATTCGATAGAATGTATGATTCCATTACAAAAATAA
- a CDS encoding flavodoxin family protein — protein sequence MNAIIVHSLSKHKRSLTIAKAFEGDVFEIKPAKTPPKWYPFQLLLYGFLTVSNKEVAYQPLDIDFKKYDHIILISPVWAGRVNAFMRTFLKEHVFHDKNVTIIGSCDGGYKHYFESFKGLIDGCNTIVDKQIYVKGVKQ from the coding sequence ATGAACGCCATTATTGTCCACTCACTCAGCAAACATAAACGAAGCCTCACCATTGCCAAAGCATTTGAGGGTGATGTATTTGAGATAAAACCTGCAAAAACACCACCAAAATGGTACCCATTCCAGTTATTATTATACGGTTTTTTAACAGTATCCAACAAAGAAGTTGCCTATCAACCGCTCGACATCGATTTTAAAAAATACGATCATATCATCTTAATATCCCCCGTATGGGCCGGTCGTGTCAATGCATTCATGCGCACATTTCTTAAAGAACATGTCTTCCATGATAAAAACGTAACCATTATCGGTTCTTGCGACGGTGGATACAAACACTATTTCGAGAGTTTCAAAGGATTAATTGATGGGTGCAATACCATCGTTGACAAACAAATATACGTAAAAGGTGTTAAACAATAA